In Trichocoleus sp. FACHB-46, a genomic segment contains:
- a CDS encoding AAA family ATPase: protein MLPKPWEMIDGAFYPYITIPIESKITTVVGANESGKSHLLSAIEKAITGKGIERSDFCRYSPFFTVKQNELKYPDFGMEWSNFSDLEKLNLQKILDIPENVIFDSLFLFRQNISDLTVYLPEKGDYRLYKINGKKHEDLQNLLPEILKIESEIALPSSVPIKILVEIDQEKVFDNRKFELLDRAQRNEIVDSLDDFSGDLDLVTRVRSFQGEDIERVDSKAIRPLKSIIKALDKFDSYYEDKAKQFQLAHKLICKIALVDSNALLDLAQAINDDRQGYANGIVEKINRQLAIHLNFPNYWVQDRNFCLKVMARDYDLVFTITDRTGTEYSFNERSQGLRYFLSYYIQYRSHEPHFSKSEILLMDEPDTYLSSQAQQDLLKIFDLFAEPQYGSHLKHPIQVVYVTHSPFLIDKNHAERIRVLQKGNEDEGTRIVKDAARNHYEPLRSSVGPYVGETTFIGNCNLMVEGISDQIIIAGATAYLREKNIPNLETLDLNKITIVPSGSASHIPYLVYLARGRDIEQPAVIVLLDSDKSGKEARRQLLGKGGQHRRPLLKEAFVLQLGDLKEELSFIPDSLIDEIEIEDIIPLPICVQATKLYLQEFLQKDATEISFLTEEVVLEEISNKTMLDALEAGLQKSYASLEINKVGFARNVIRVVNEWGRKQELPPQQNDAIQLFEKNFRVLFKKLNVMQRRAQQKLTDEKLSQKIERLKKSFNARHPISARREDGVILLDEIEAILETNIEIDSDKAIEATKNAIQNLRRDYKLEVDMNKAIDDYIGFQMGLERIKYAGLLASQEKEDSNILLEEVSELTQVNETAVDGEVSNGDSQTSNETTHTTDSDAKGDMKRRPNQRK from the coding sequence GTGTTACCTAAACCTTGGGAAATGATAGATGGCGCTTTCTATCCATACATTACTATTCCTATTGAAAGCAAGATCACAACTGTTGTTGGCGCTAACGAATCCGGTAAATCTCATTTATTGAGCGCTATTGAGAAAGCTATAACTGGCAAAGGAATCGAGCGAAGTGATTTTTGCCGTTATTCGCCTTTCTTCACAGTTAAGCAGAATGAATTGAAATATCCTGACTTTGGTATGGAGTGGTCTAATTTTTCTGATTTAGAAAAACTAAATCTACAGAAGATATTAGATATTCCCGAGAACGTTATTTTTGATAGTCTTTTTCTGTTTCGCCAAAACATTAGTGACTTAACAGTTTACCTACCTGAGAAAGGAGACTATAGACTTTATAAAATCAATGGAAAGAAACATGAAGATTTGCAAAACCTACTTCCTGAAATACTGAAAATTGAATCTGAAATAGCTCTCCCATCTAGTGTACCTATCAAGATTTTAGTTGAGATAGATCAGGAAAAAGTTTTTGACAATCGAAAGTTTGAACTTCTTGATAGAGCACAAAGAAATGAAATTGTAGATTCACTTGATGATTTCAGTGGTGATTTAGACTTGGTTACCAGGGTTCGTTCTTTTCAGGGTGAAGACATAGAACGAGTGGATTCTAAAGCAATCCGACCATTGAAATCTATCATCAAAGCTTTAGACAAATTTGATTCTTATTATGAAGACAAAGCAAAACAATTTCAATTAGCTCATAAGTTAATTTGCAAGATTGCTCTGGTTGATTCTAATGCCTTACTTGATTTGGCTCAAGCAATTAACGATGATAGACAAGGATATGCTAATGGAATAGTTGAGAAAATAAATCGCCAGCTTGCTATTCATCTAAACTTTCCAAATTATTGGGTTCAAGACCGAAACTTCTGCCTGAAGGTAATGGCAAGGGATTACGATTTAGTTTTTACAATAACTGACCGAACTGGAACTGAGTACTCTTTCAATGAACGAAGCCAAGGGCTAAGGTATTTTCTTAGCTATTATATCCAGTACAGATCACATGAACCTCACTTCAGCAAATCTGAAATACTGTTGATGGATGAGCCAGATACGTATTTGTCTAGTCAGGCTCAACAGGATCTACTTAAAATATTTGATTTATTTGCAGAACCTCAATATGGTTCCCACTTAAAGCATCCAATTCAAGTAGTTTATGTGACTCACTCTCCTTTCCTAATTGATAAGAATCATGCTGAACGTATTCGAGTTTTACAGAAAGGAAATGAGGATGAAGGGACTCGAATCGTTAAAGACGCAGCAAGAAATCATTATGAACCTTTAAGATCTTCTGTAGGTCCTTATGTTGGAGAAACTACTTTTATTGGTAACTGTAATTTAATGGTTGAGGGTATTTCTGATCAAATTATTATTGCAGGGGCTACAGCCTACCTACGAGAAAAAAATATTCCTAACTTAGAAACTTTAGATTTGAATAAAATTACTATCGTTCCATCAGGGTCAGCATCGCATATTCCATACCTAGTTTATTTAGCGCGTGGAAGAGATATAGAACAACCAGCAGTAATTGTTTTATTGGATAGTGACAAAAGTGGAAAGGAAGCTAGAAGGCAATTACTAGGTAAAGGAGGACAGCATAGAAGACCTCTGCTTAAAGAAGCATTTGTACTTCAATTAGGTGATCTTAAAGAAGAGTTGAGCTTTATACCAGATAGCTTAATTGACGAAATTGAAATAGAAGACATCATTCCATTACCAATTTGTGTGCAAGCAACAAAATTGTATTTGCAGGAATTTTTACAAAAAGATGCAACGGAAATTTCCTTTTTAACGGAAGAAGTTGTTTTGGAGGAAATTTCTAATAAAACTATGCTTGATGCCTTAGAAGCAGGTTTGCAAAAGTCTTATGCCAGCTTAGAAATTAATAAAGTAGGATTCGCCCGTAATGTTATTCGAGTAGTTAATGAGTGGGGGCGAAAGCAAGAGCTTCCTCCTCAACAGAATGATGCCATTCAACTTTTTGAGAAAAATTTTAGAGTTTTGTTCAAAAAGTTGAATGTAATGCAGCGTCGTGCTCAACAAAAGTTGACTGATGAAAAACTATCCCAGAAAATAGAGCGCTTAAAAAAGAGCTTTAATGCACGCCATCCCATTTCAGCTAGACGTGAGGATGGAGTTATTTTGTTAGATGAGATTGAAGCTATCTTAGAAACTAATATAGAGATTGATTCAGATAAAGCAATTGAGGCAACCAAGAATGCAATTCAGAACTTACGTCGTGACTACAAACTTGAAGTTGATATGAATAAGGCTATTGATGATTATATTGGATTTCAAATGGGTTTAGAAAGAATAAAGTACGCAGGACTGTTAGCAAGTCAGGAGAAAGAAGATAGCAATATCTTATTGGAAGAAGTTTCTGAGTTAACCCAAGTAAATGAGACCGCTGTAGACGGAGAAGTTTCGAATGGCGACTCTCAAACCTCTAATGAGACTACTCACACTACTGATAGCGATGCTAAGGGTGATATGAAAAGAAGACCAAATCAACGTAAATAG
- a CDS encoding phage tail protein — protein sequence MPYSTRIYDELPLYARLADEQGVLAHVCEAYQPELDAILSRLERQEFFYNPDLTPERFLDWLGQFVGLAPIGEHWLGLGLNPDWPAQQKRTVIARAWRYWQLKGTEWGVREALALWLQWEESHSRDRLAINLPFGKSPTAHPPKWWDYVTTYDAWLTQTWEERQQFGSGDYPQTYKPDWFSLESSDWFWEYGKVWTDRTLDQVNANPIDSPGSALGPDRPWMHLHPEVQDWNRLFPDVLDLNLEIWSAQTQPTTFGWLDFEETSPVLLQRNANLPQQQTVREFEILGFQYDDLLPFSALDVQPEPFSIAEEQVEFGIWGELGWGDTYEDGWWYTAPRLITIQTITTESPTANLYVQASPLQGAAELELALETVSSVIEAPAIGGTSAIELQTAELVIEASAIGGQVGDLEEELLTADQPAEARSLGGTDSLALSTADQAAEARSLGGTDSLALSTADQAAEARSLSGTDSLALSTADQAVNTSSFNARIYDWFFSTACL from the coding sequence ATGCCCTACAGCACCCGAATCTACGACGAACTTCCACTGTATGCCCGTCTTGCCGATGAGCAAGGGGTGCTAGCGCACGTCTGTGAAGCCTATCAACCAGAGCTGGATGCTATCCTTTCCCGCTTAGAGCGGCAGGAGTTTTTCTACAATCCAGACCTCACGCCGGAACGCTTTTTAGATTGGTTAGGACAGTTTGTAGGACTAGCTCCCATAGGAGAGCACTGGTTGGGATTAGGCCTGAATCCTGACTGGCCTGCTCAACAAAAGCGTACCGTTATCGCGCGAGCTTGGCGCTATTGGCAACTCAAGGGCACTGAGTGGGGCGTGCGCGAAGCTTTAGCCCTGTGGTTGCAATGGGAGGAATCTCACAGCCGCGATCGCCTCGCTATCAACTTACCTTTTGGAAAATCACCGACTGCTCACCCGCCTAAGTGGTGGGATTACGTTACAACCTATGATGCTTGGCTGACTCAGACTTGGGAAGAGCGGCAGCAGTTTGGCAGCGGTGATTATCCTCAAACCTACAAGCCAGATTGGTTCTCTTTAGAAAGTTCAGATTGGTTCTGGGAATATGGCAAGGTATGGACGGATCGAACACTCGATCAGGTTAATGCAAACCCCATTGATTCACCAGGCTCAGCTTTAGGTCCAGATCGTCCTTGGATGCACTTGCACCCAGAGGTTCAGGACTGGAACCGCCTATTTCCTGATGTCCTAGATCTCAATCTTGAAATTTGGAGTGCTCAAACTCAACCCACTACCTTTGGCTGGCTGGACTTTGAGGAAACTTCTCCTGTTCTGTTACAGCGCAATGCTAATCTACCGCAGCAACAAACAGTCCGAGAGTTTGAAATTCTTGGGTTTCAATACGATGACCTGCTGCCTTTCTCAGCTTTGGATGTGCAACCAGAGCCATTCAGTATTGCTGAGGAACAAGTCGAGTTTGGTATCTGGGGAGAGCTTGGCTGGGGAGATACCTATGAAGATGGTTGGTGGTATACAGCGCCGCGACTCATCACCATTCAGACGATTACTACGGAATCGCCAACGGCTAATCTCTATGTCCAAGCCTCACCCCTCCAAGGTGCAGCCGAACTTGAGTTAGCTCTGGAAACAGTTAGCTCGGTGATTGAGGCCCCAGCGATCGGAGGCACTTCTGCAATAGAGCTACAGACAGCAGAGTTAGTAATTGAAGCCTCAGCGATCGGCGGGCAAGTAGGTGACCTAGAAGAAGAATTACTAACGGCTGACCAACCAGCTGAGGCGCGATCGCTCGGTGGTACTGATAGCCTTGCTCTGTCCACTGCTGACCAAGCAGCTGAGGCGCGATCGCTCGGTGGTACTGACAGCCTTGCTCTATCCACTGCTGACCAAGCAGCTGAGGCGCGATCGCTCAGTGGTACTGACAGCCTTGCTCTGTCCACTGCTGACCAAGCGGTGAACACCTCTTCATTCAACGCTCGTATCTATGACTGGTTCTTCTCTACCGCCTGCCTGTAA
- a CDS encoding phage tail protein has protein sequence MGTIRGAASVLVVPIGSMQDYEGDIPGNGIIQESGLTWLLLDGATIGSASSGAARYATDKARELFKKLWNNVNLVIFTNTGVPSTRGATADADFDAGKRLSLPDPRGRAVISAGQGSGLTNRARGQTGGAETHTMSTGEMPTHGHGAYHNNEVYKLGAGGAGENVSLNPTYYGFNAGTDLQGSGNAHNIMQPYYVTGGKLILAGRV, from the coding sequence ATGGGGACCATTCGTGGAGCTGCCAGTGTTCTAGTTGTGCCGATTGGCTCAATGCAAGACTATGAGGGAGATATTCCGGGAAACGGCATTATTCAAGAGAGTGGATTAACTTGGCTCCTACTTGATGGAGCAACAATTGGTAGCGCGAGTAGTGGTGCTGCCCGATATGCCACGGACAAAGCGCGCGAGCTGTTCAAAAAGTTGTGGAACAACGTAAATCTAGTGATTTTCACAAACACTGGTGTCCCCAGCACTAGAGGGGCAACGGCAGACGCTGATTTTGATGCTGGCAAACGGCTATCTCTTCCCGATCCGCGTGGGCGAGCTGTGATTTCTGCTGGTCAAGGATCTGGACTGACTAACCGCGCTAGAGGCCAAACCGGAGGGGCGGAAACCCATACAATGAGCACCGGTGAGATGCCCACTCACGGGCACGGGGCGTACCACAACAATGAGGTCTACAAGCTTGGGGCTGGTGGAGCGGGAGAGAACGTTTCGCTCAACCCCACGTACTACGGGTTTAACGCGGGAACCGATTTGCAAGGTTCTGGGAATGCCCACAACATCATGCAACCGTATTACGTCACGGGCGGAAAATTAATTTTGGCAGGAAGAGTATGA
- a CDS encoding DUF4376 domain-containing protein, with amino-acid sequence MKFQHHPDNFIYLNDLRLPLEVFQKQEPDYSLPKGATHRLYTGDRHLLYSKDSQWAGEVPWQEGDRYLANIAKYQADWEARLAARLEPSPTTVEEARTYIGGKINTLRIEKEQAGVVWNSHPVQTRPMDVNNLNAEVLATQTGARQDGEIWRMGNNENIFLTNAQLLEMAAAVRTHVKRCYGAAWQHKAVIEQLHTVNEILSYNFQRGWP; translated from the coding sequence ATGAAATTTCAGCATCATCCGGACAACTTCATTTACCTGAATGACCTGCGTTTGCCACTGGAGGTTTTCCAGAAACAAGAGCCAGACTATTCACTGCCTAAGGGAGCAACCCACCGCCTCTATACAGGCGATCGCCATCTGCTCTACAGCAAAGATAGTCAATGGGCGGGAGAGGTCCCTTGGCAAGAAGGCGATCGCTATCTGGCCAACATCGCCAAGTACCAAGCAGATTGGGAAGCCCGCCTAGCAGCTCGTTTAGAGCCATCACCGACTACCGTTGAAGAAGCAAGAACGTACATCGGGGGGAAAATCAATACGTTAAGAATCGAGAAGGAGCAAGCCGGAGTTGTTTGGAATAGCCATCCGGTCCAGACCCGTCCGATGGATGTCAATAACCTCAATGCCGAAGTCTTGGCAACTCAGACAGGTGCTCGGCAAGACGGTGAAATCTGGCGAATGGGAAACAATGAAAATATTTTCTTAACGAATGCCCAGCTGCTTGAAATGGCGGCGGCGGTTCGAACTCACGTTAAGCGGTGCTATGGGGCGGCATGGCAGCATAAAGCGGTCATAGAACAGCTTCATACTGTTAATGAAATCCTGAGTTACAACTTCCAGCGTGGGTGGCCCTGA